One Actinospica robiniae DSM 44927 genomic region harbors:
- a CDS encoding COG4280 domain-containing protein, whose product MTGTGGALFAAVFLACVVEAVEAVTIVLAAGTARRSWKSAGYGVAAGLAALAVITAALGPAVTAIPLGALRLLVGGLLLVFGLQWLRKAILRASGHKDLHDEDAIFARELSAAQQASSGRRFNVPDWYAFTLSFKGVLLEGLEVVFIVLTFGANAKDVPLAALAAVIAVVLVVVVGFAIKAPLSRVPENTMKFVVGVMLTTFGVFWGAEGADAHWPGNDAALLVIAPAVALYALALVAVLRRSAPRPAAPARTLQTVEH is encoded by the coding sequence ATGACCGGCACTGGTGGCGCGCTGTTCGCCGCGGTGTTCCTGGCCTGCGTGGTGGAGGCGGTCGAGGCGGTGACGATCGTGCTCGCCGCCGGGACGGCCCGCCGCAGTTGGAAATCGGCGGGCTACGGCGTGGCCGCCGGCCTGGCCGCCCTCGCCGTGATCACCGCGGCGCTCGGCCCGGCCGTCACCGCGATCCCGCTCGGCGCGCTGCGCCTGCTCGTCGGCGGGCTGCTGCTCGTCTTCGGGTTGCAGTGGCTCCGGAAGGCCATCCTGCGTGCCAGCGGCCACAAGGACCTGCACGACGAGGACGCGATCTTCGCCCGCGAACTCTCCGCCGCGCAGCAGGCCTCCTCCGGACGGCGCTTCAACGTGCCGGACTGGTACGCCTTCACCCTCTCCTTCAAGGGAGTGCTGCTCGAAGGGCTCGAAGTCGTCTTCATCGTGCTGACCTTCGGCGCCAACGCCAAGGACGTCCCGCTCGCCGCGCTGGCCGCCGTGATCGCCGTCGTCCTCGTCGTGGTCGTCGGCTTCGCGATCAAGGCCCCGCTCTCGCGCGTGCCGGAGAACACCATGAAGTTCGTCGTCGGGGTCATGCTGACCACGTTCGGCGTCTTCTGGGGAGCCGAGGGCGCGGACGCGCACTGGCCCGGAAACGACGCGGCTCTGCTGGTGATCGCCCCGGCCGTCGCACTCTACGCCCTGGCCCTGGTCGCCGTGCTGCGCCGCAGCGCACCGCGTCCGGCCGCCCCCGCCCGCACCCTGCAGACCGTGGAGCACTGA
- a CDS encoding GNAT family N-acetyltransferase, protein MDAEMTGIAALSDATVPTVPTEVGSADGTRWTMRAVTTDDVEVLADLRATVMRADLVRLGRYDEHRVRQRLRDSLSTRHTSAIMIDRELAGCVTVRPAEDGRWLEHFYLAPHQQGRGLGSSVLRTVLERTDAQGATVRLNVLHGSAARRLYERHGFVVETQDPIDVFMVRPPAGDAD, encoded by the coding sequence ATGGATGCCGAAATGACGGGGATCGCGGCGCTCTCCGACGCGACGGTGCCGACGGTGCCGACCGAAGTCGGGTCGGCGGACGGCACACGCTGGACGATGCGCGCGGTGACGACCGACGACGTCGAGGTGCTCGCGGATTTGCGCGCAACGGTCATGCGTGCGGACTTGGTACGCCTCGGACGCTATGACGAGCACCGGGTGCGGCAGCGGCTGCGGGATTCGCTGTCCACCCGGCACACGTCGGCCATCATGATCGACCGGGAACTCGCCGGATGCGTCACGGTCCGACCCGCCGAAGACGGGCGATGGCTCGAACACTTCTATCTCGCTCCCCACCAACAGGGCCGCGGTCTCGGCTCCTCGGTCCTGCGTACGGTGTTGGAGCGCACTGACGCACAGGGTGCCACCGTGAGACTGAACGTCCTGCACGGCAGCGCCGCCCGCCGACTCTACGAGCGCCACGGCTTCGTCGTGGAGACCCAGGACCCGATCGACGTCTTCATGGTGCGCCCGCCCGCAGGAGACGCCGACTGA
- a CDS encoding CBS domain-containing protein, producing the protein MTPAPAEQLMHKTAEQIMHEDARWISAAETLDRVAQVMREMDIGALPVSDEDGRMCGIVTDRDIVVKCIAMGRDPAAVTAGQLCEGTPRWVEADEEVSSVLAAMANHRIRRMPVVRDKKLVGMISEADIARHLPDDQVADFVERICVM; encoded by the coding sequence ATGACACCCGCACCCGCAGAGCAGCTCATGCACAAGACGGCCGAGCAGATCATGCACGAGGACGCGCGCTGGATCTCGGCGGCGGAGACCCTGGACCGCGTCGCGCAGGTCATGCGCGAGATGGACATCGGCGCGCTGCCCGTGAGCGACGAGGACGGGCGGATGTGCGGCATCGTGACCGACCGCGACATCGTGGTCAAGTGCATCGCGATGGGCCGAGACCCGGCGGCGGTGACGGCCGGCCAGCTGTGCGAGGGCACTCCGCGCTGGGTCGAGGCGGATGAGGAGGTCAGCAGTGTGCTGGCCGCGATGGCGAACCACCGGATCCGGCGGATGCCCGTCGTCAGGGACAAGAAGCTGGTCGGGATGATCAGCGAGGCGGACATCGCCCGGCACCTGCCCGATGACCAGGTCGCGGACTTCGTCGAGCGAATCTGCGTCATGTAG
- a CDS encoding Chromate resistance protein ChrB: MSNEVGDDSAQKAAEGTSGWLVLVYRIPSEPTRLRAAVWRRLKGLGAVYLQNSVAALPAGAGAERALRKLRREILEMGGTAQLLSSVALAGQSDLLAVFQAARDDEYEEILDKCQDFHGQLQKEYDAEHFTYAELEENEEDLVKLRNWLAKITERDVFGAPKRAATLEAIASCEQALEEYAARVYAEEAEGH, from the coding sequence GTGAGCAACGAGGTTGGGGACGACTCCGCGCAGAAGGCCGCCGAGGGTACGTCGGGGTGGCTGGTTCTGGTCTATCGCATCCCGTCGGAGCCGACGCGGCTGCGGGCGGCGGTGTGGCGGCGGTTGAAGGGGCTGGGGGCGGTCTACCTGCAGAACTCGGTGGCGGCGCTGCCGGCGGGGGCGGGGGCGGAGCGGGCCTTGCGCAAGCTGCGGCGGGAGATCCTGGAGATGGGCGGGACGGCTCAGCTGCTCTCGAGCGTGGCGCTCGCGGGGCAGTCGGATCTTCTCGCGGTCTTCCAGGCGGCGCGAGATGACGAGTACGAAGAGATCCTCGACAAGTGCCAGGACTTCCACGGGCAGCTGCAGAAGGAGTACGACGCCGAGCACTTCACCTACGCCGAGCTCGAGGAGAACGAGGAGGACCTCGTCAAGCTGCGCAACTGGCTGGCGAAGATCACCGAGCGGGACGTCTTCGGGGCGCCCAAGCGCGCGGCGACGCTCGAGGCGATCGCGTCGTGCGAGCAGGCGCTGGAGGAGTACGCGGCGCGGGTGTACGCGGAAGAGGCCGAGGGGCACTGA
- a CDS encoding zinc metalloprotease: MRAAQRIAMAGVATALLAGAALAEASPALATTSRNVVGDRTPAPQERQAGVCIEPPRMGFAGAIRDVDDPTAAQEIAQQDSLLQGLQQRAGLYPPLTIPGRPNELHAAFGTGTITIPVYVRDIWDPANPATKLTLSQINGQINVLNRAFAGGGPSAATAFKFEFRNPFNPYVADADLFEAPIDGDAMREAKQRYHVGGMNTLNVYFNQARLSSGDSLLGQATFPTDDNLAQDGIVVAYDTTAGARGGAMEGETAVHEVGHWLGLYHTFENGCATPGDYVNDTPPEAWAAEGCPAQFNLHNYMDYVDDNCMDRFTPDQAQRMADSWAAFRMAVPNGS, encoded by the coding sequence GTGCGCGCTGCACAGAGAATTGCGATGGCCGGGGTCGCCACGGCCCTACTGGCGGGGGCGGCCCTGGCCGAGGCGAGTCCGGCGCTGGCGACGACGAGCCGCAACGTGGTCGGCGATCGGACGCCGGCGCCCCAGGAACGCCAGGCGGGCGTCTGCATCGAGCCGCCGCGGATGGGATTCGCCGGGGCGATCCGGGACGTCGACGACCCCACCGCGGCGCAGGAGATCGCCCAGCAGGACTCCCTGCTCCAGGGCCTGCAGCAGCGTGCGGGACTCTATCCCCCGCTGACCATCCCGGGACGCCCCAACGAACTGCACGCCGCGTTCGGCACGGGCACCATCACGATTCCCGTGTACGTCCGCGACATCTGGGATCCGGCCAACCCAGCGACCAAGCTGACCCTGTCCCAGATCAACGGCCAGATCAATGTCCTGAACCGCGCCTTCGCCGGGGGCGGCCCGAGCGCCGCGACCGCGTTCAAGTTCGAGTTCAGGAACCCCTTCAACCCGTACGTCGCGGACGCCGACCTGTTCGAGGCGCCCATCGACGGCGACGCGATGCGCGAGGCCAAGCAGCGCTACCACGTCGGCGGTATGAACACGCTGAACGTGTACTTCAACCAGGCGCGGCTCAGCTCGGGGGATTCTCTGCTGGGCCAGGCGACGTTCCCCACGGACGACAACCTCGCCCAGGACGGGATCGTCGTCGCCTACGACACGACAGCCGGCGCCCGGGGCGGAGCGATGGAGGGTGAGACCGCAGTCCACGAGGTCGGCCACTGGCTGGGGCTCTACCACACCTTCGAGAACGGTTGCGCCACCCCCGGCGACTACGTCAACGACACCCCGCCCGAGGCCTGGGCCGCCGAGGGCTGCCCCGCGCAGTTCAACCTGCACAACTACATGGACTACGTGGACGACAACTGCATGGACCGCTTCACCCCGGACCAGGCGCAGCGCATGGCGGATTCCTGGGCGGCCTTCCGCATGGCCGTGCCGAACGGATCCTGA
- a CDS encoding GntR family transcriptional regulator, whose product MRIVLSNSSDSPLYQQVKDQIGAAVLSGELVGGDVLPSVRALARDLRISVITTTRAYAELAAEGFITTIPGKGTFVQALDSELVREQRVRHVEAALQAALDAARPAGLSRDDLVEILDTLIMTEAQEPI is encoded by the coding sequence GTGCGGATCGTCTTGTCCAATAGTTCTGATTCGCCGCTCTATCAGCAGGTCAAAGACCAGATCGGCGCCGCCGTCCTGTCCGGCGAGCTCGTGGGCGGCGACGTCTTGCCCTCGGTCCGCGCGCTCGCGCGCGATCTGCGGATCAGCGTCATCACCACCACTCGCGCGTACGCCGAGCTGGCCGCAGAGGGCTTCATCACGACCATCCCGGGCAAGGGCACGTTCGTCCAGGCGCTGGATTCGGAGCTTGTCAGGGAACAGCGTGTGCGCCACGTCGAGGCGGCCCTGCAGGCTGCTCTGGACGCGGCCCGGCCGGCCGGGCTCAGCCGCGACGACCTCGTCGAGATCCTGGACACGCTGATCATGACCGAGGCGCAGGAACCGATCTGA
- a CDS encoding ABC transporter ATP-binding protein, with product MDSDFAFALRGVNAALGRFRLQDVGFSLPQGYVMGLVGANGAGKTTTIRCLLGMQRFDQGEIEVLGHPVPGPVSLRQDVGVVLDHTYLVGDWRLSEVERAVRPFYDRWDGARYRDLLEEFDLDARAKVKDLSRGMAVKLTIALALSHRARLLVFDEPTSGLDPVARDELVGILGDFLLDEGHSVLFSTHITTDLERFGDYLTLIHGGRVVRSGTKEEVLDSYRIVRGGPDDLTGAAGAKLIGARRTAIGLQALVSAEDAELLDGSVLIEAPTLEEIAVHIGVREANKTPARQARDSVSTGGAS from the coding sequence GTGGATTCGGACTTCGCGTTCGCGCTGCGGGGCGTGAACGCCGCACTGGGCCGGTTCCGGTTGCAGGACGTCGGCTTCTCGCTGCCGCAGGGCTATGTCATGGGGCTGGTAGGGGCCAACGGGGCGGGCAAGACCACGACCATCCGATGCCTGCTGGGGATGCAGCGCTTCGACCAAGGCGAGATCGAGGTGCTCGGACATCCGGTTCCCGGTCCGGTCAGCCTGCGGCAGGACGTCGGCGTGGTGCTCGACCACACGTATCTGGTGGGCGACTGGCGGCTGAGCGAGGTCGAACGGGCGGTTCGGCCCTTCTACGATCGCTGGGACGGCGCGCGGTATCGCGATCTGCTCGAAGAGTTCGACCTGGACGCGCGGGCCAAGGTCAAGGATCTGTCCCGCGGCATGGCCGTGAAGCTGACGATCGCCCTGGCGCTCTCGCACCGGGCGCGGCTGCTCGTGTTCGACGAGCCGACCAGCGGCCTCGACCCGGTGGCCCGGGACGAGCTCGTCGGCATCCTCGGCGACTTCCTCCTCGACGAGGGGCACAGCGTCCTGTTCTCCACGCACATCACCACGGACCTGGAGCGCTTCGGCGACTACCTGACGCTCATCCACGGCGGCCGGGTCGTCCGCAGCGGGACCAAGGAGGAGGTCCTGGACTCCTATCGGATCGTACGAGGCGGTCCGGACGACCTGACCGGCGCCGCCGGGGCCAAGCTGATCGGCGCCAGACGCACCGCTATCGGCCTGCAGGCGCTGGTGTCCGCCGAGGACGCCGAACTGCTCGACGGGAGTGTGCTCATCGAGGCGCCGACGCTGGAGGAGATCGCGGTCCACATCGGGGTGCGGGAAGCGAACAAGACGCCGGCGCGGCAGGCCCGCGACTCGGTCTCGACCGGAGGTGCCTCATGA
- a CDS encoding ABC-2 transporter permease, whose protein sequence is MTTVARVTVLDLRTTAPNWRQAVLVPVLVMAVFYNRPEMILPALALLYSTAMAGYPFQISDRSDLDTLYAVLPLTRRALLLGRYAWALAVFVVTAAVGIPVSLLLAAQQDVSISGFAPTAYVASWALFALSVSIQYPVYIRFGHTRAGMAATTLPIVAVAFVAVRAHLDLKPNGMGLALLAVGGVVLLCASVALAITIDPRRARRPIAA, encoded by the coding sequence ATGACCACCGTAGCCCGCGTGACCGTGCTGGATCTGCGTACCACCGCGCCCAACTGGCGACAGGCGGTCCTGGTGCCCGTGCTCGTGATGGCAGTGTTCTACAACCGGCCGGAGATGATCCTGCCGGCCCTGGCCCTGCTGTACTCGACGGCGATGGCCGGATATCCGTTCCAGATCTCCGATCGGTCCGACCTCGACACGCTCTACGCGGTCCTGCCGCTGACCAGGCGCGCGCTGCTGCTCGGGCGCTACGCGTGGGCGCTGGCGGTCTTCGTGGTCACGGCCGCCGTCGGGATTCCCGTCTCCCTGCTCCTGGCGGCGCAGCAGGACGTCTCCATCTCAGGGTTCGCGCCCACGGCGTACGTGGCGTCCTGGGCGTTGTTCGCGCTCAGCGTGTCCATCCAGTACCCCGTGTACATCCGGTTCGGACACACGCGGGCGGGCATGGCCGCGACGACGCTACCGATCGTCGCGGTCGCCTTCGTGGCCGTCCGGGCGCACCTGGACCTCAAGCCGAACGGCATGGGCCTGGCCTTGCTGGCGGTCGGCGGCGTGGTCCTGCTCTGTGCGTCCGTGGCCCTCGCCATCACGATCGACCCCCGGCGTGCGCGCCGCCCGATCGCCGCGTGA
- a CDS encoding ABC transporter substrate-binding protein: MMNVRDRRAAVGGALASALLLGALAGCSSSASTSGSNAAGGSGTVPLVVYSAQGYDSAVTKAFTKATGIPVSLDDDSTGPLLAKIAAERNNPKWGLLWVDGDTAFASLDKQGQLLDYDPGVALTTAGQSLVPSNHSYSPVSTTAVPALVYNAAKVTAVPSTWQDLLGAQYKGKVGMNDPSQSGPTFPLIAGLMNELGGQTGGIAAGEAYLTKLKANGLQVHPTNGDTLHALETGQIDYGLIQSSAAAGEVATAKKSANFDPKVVYLGTTTLLPAAIGIDKAASSTEQKEAEKFIQYVLSPAGQQVMQTADPTGDSLYWPIVPGLDPVSALGAMPTNYQKIDPYFWGPLENQVNTFFDSSIK, encoded by the coding sequence ATGATGAACGTACGCGATCGACGGGCGGCCGTCGGCGGCGCGCTGGCCAGTGCTCTGCTGTTGGGTGCCCTGGCCGGCTGCAGCAGCTCCGCCTCAACCTCGGGCTCGAACGCGGCCGGCGGCTCGGGAACGGTGCCGCTGGTCGTCTACTCGGCTCAGGGCTATGACTCGGCCGTCACGAAGGCGTTCACCAAGGCGACCGGTATACCCGTCTCCCTCGACGACGACAGCACCGGGCCGTTGCTGGCCAAGATCGCCGCCGAGCGCAACAACCCGAAGTGGGGCCTGCTGTGGGTGGACGGCGACACCGCGTTCGCCTCGCTCGACAAGCAGGGGCAGCTGCTCGACTACGACCCCGGCGTCGCGCTGACCACAGCCGGCCAGTCGCTGGTGCCGTCGAACCACTCGTACTCGCCCGTCAGCACGACTGCCGTACCCGCACTCGTCTACAACGCCGCGAAGGTCACCGCCGTGCCATCGACGTGGCAGGACCTGCTCGGAGCGCAGTACAAGGGCAAGGTCGGCATGAACGACCCGTCCCAGTCCGGACCGACCTTCCCGCTGATCGCCGGACTGATGAACGAGCTCGGCGGCCAGACCGGCGGCATCGCGGCGGGTGAGGCCTACCTGACCAAGCTCAAGGCGAACGGCCTGCAGGTCCACCCGACCAACGGCGACACCCTGCATGCACTCGAGACCGGCCAGATCGACTACGGCCTGATCCAGTCGTCCGCGGCGGCCGGCGAGGTCGCCACGGCGAAGAAGAGCGCGAACTTCGACCCCAAGGTCGTCTACCTGGGCACCACGACGCTGCTGCCGGCCGCCATCGGCATCGACAAGGCCGCTTCGTCCACCGAGCAGAAGGAGGCGGAGAAGTTCATCCAGTACGTCCTCTCCCCCGCCGGCCAGCAGGTGATGCAGACGGCCGACCCGACCGGAGACTCGCTGTACTGGCCGATCGTTCCCGGCCTCGACCCGGTCAGCGCGCTCGGCGCCATGCCGACGAACTACCAGAAGATCGACCCGTACTTCTGGGGTCCGCTGGAGAACCAGGTCAACACCTTCTTCGACAGCTCCATCAAGTAG
- a CDS encoding NAD(P)H-dependent oxidoreductase, with protein MSTPKIGVILGSTRPGRNGKQVADWILDRASARIAAEYELIDLLDYPLPHLDEAVPPSMGQYQGEHTKLWAAKIAEFDGFIFVSPEYNHSTSGVLKNAIDYLYAEWNNKAAAFVSYGSLGGARAIEHLRAIASELQIAHVRQQLSFSLFTDFENFSIFKPAGQHDAAATALFDQLESWTAALKTVRA; from the coding sequence GTGAGCACCCCCAAGATCGGCGTCATCCTCGGCAGCACCCGCCCCGGCCGCAACGGCAAGCAGGTCGCCGACTGGATCCTGGACCGGGCCTCGGCCCGGATCGCGGCCGAGTACGAGCTGATCGACCTGCTCGACTACCCGCTGCCGCACCTGGACGAGGCCGTCCCGCCGTCCATGGGCCAGTACCAGGGCGAGCACACCAAGCTGTGGGCCGCCAAGATCGCCGAGTTCGACGGCTTCATCTTCGTCAGCCCGGAATACAACCACTCCACCTCCGGCGTGCTGAAGAACGCCATCGACTACCTGTACGCCGAGTGGAACAACAAGGCCGCCGCGTTCGTCTCCTACGGTTCTCTGGGCGGCGCCCGCGCGATCGAGCACCTGCGGGCGATCGCCAGCGAGCTGCAGATCGCCCACGTGCGCCAGCAGCTGTCGTTCTCGCTGTTCACCGACTTCGAGAACTTCTCCATATTCAAGCCGGCCGGCCAGCACGATGCCGCCGCGACCGCGCTCTTCGACCAGCTGGAGTCCTGGACCGCCGCCCTCAAGACCGTCCGGGCCTGA
- a CDS encoding ABC transporter ATP-binding protein, giving the protein MRTEEPGRGFGQGGHRVALTGAGRRYGQVRALAGVDLEVEAGRFLVLLGPSGSGKTTLIRALAGIERLDEGEIRIGEQLVSGPRKHLPPEARDLAMVFQDYALWPHLTAAGNVGYALRRRKLTADQNRARSLEMLERVGLAGLAERYPHELSGGQQQRVALARAIVARPGLLLFDEPLSNLDSDLRERLRVEISTLTRESGATAVYITHDQAEAFALADVIGVLDQGRLVQLADPETLYHKPASPFVARFTGLSGELEGIASAGAGADEYVLVEGGRWRLRARASRDLRAGEPVRVLVRPAATGFAGDGRRTAETEGAAAGEIEGTVVDVAYRGRGYDHVVSCGNGTLAAVFSPSAYARGVQVKVSLDPSGCIAFPLNDADAISYNTDLTTVMAGEEPVAMKQGATP; this is encoded by the coding sequence ATGAGAACCGAGGAACCCGGCCGCGGGTTCGGACAAGGCGGCCACCGGGTCGCGCTGACCGGCGCGGGCCGGCGCTACGGGCAGGTGCGAGCCCTGGCCGGGGTGGATCTGGAGGTCGAGGCGGGGCGGTTCCTCGTCCTGCTCGGTCCCTCCGGTTCCGGCAAGACCACGCTGATCCGCGCCCTGGCCGGTATCGAGCGCCTGGACGAGGGCGAGATCCGGATCGGCGAACAGCTGGTGAGCGGCCCGCGTAAACACCTGCCCCCGGAGGCCCGGGATCTGGCGATGGTCTTCCAGGACTACGCCCTCTGGCCGCACCTGACCGCGGCCGGCAACGTCGGCTACGCCCTGCGCCGACGGAAGCTGACGGCGGATCAGAACCGGGCCCGCTCGCTCGAGATGCTCGAACGGGTCGGCCTGGCCGGGCTCGCCGAGCGCTACCCGCACGAGCTGTCCGGCGGACAGCAGCAGCGCGTCGCACTCGCCCGCGCGATCGTGGCCCGGCCCGGGCTGCTGCTCTTCGACGAGCCGCTCTCCAACCTCGACAGCGACCTGCGCGAGCGGCTGCGCGTGGAGATCTCCACGCTCACCCGGGAGTCGGGTGCCACGGCCGTCTACATCACGCACGACCAGGCCGAGGCTTTCGCGCTGGCAGATGTCATCGGCGTGCTCGACCAGGGCCGGCTGGTCCAGCTGGCCGACCCGGAGACGCTCTACCACAAGCCGGCCAGCCCCTTCGTGGCCCGCTTCACCGGACTGAGCGGCGAGCTCGAGGGAATCGCGTCGGCAGGTGCCGGCGCGGATGAGTACGTCCTCGTCGAAGGGGGACGCTGGCGGCTGCGGGCCAGAGCATCGAGAGACCTGCGCGCGGGCGAGCCCGTACGTGTGCTGGTTCGCCCCGCTGCCACCGGGTTCGCGGGCGACGGCCGGCGCACCGCTGAGACGGAAGGAGCGGCAGCGGGTGAGATCGAGGGAACCGTGGTCGACGTCGCCTACCGCGGCAGGGGCTACGACCACGTCGTCTCCTGTGGCAACGGCACACTCGCCGCGGTCTTCTCCCCCAGCGCGTATGCACGGGGCGTGCAAGTGAAGGTCTCGCTCGACCCCTCCGGCTGTATCGCCTTTCCCCTTAACGACGCAGACGCGATCAGTTACAATACAGATTTAACGACTGTTATGGCGGGCGAAGAACCCGTCGCGATGAAGCAAGGAGCAACCCCATGA
- a CDS encoding ABC transporter permease → MALSTSLPAAVRVRARSATGWVRTASFALFWLLVAAILLLPILLFLLVAVSPRLFDQGPQWLTLSSFGAAFQGPMLQGIGDTLLVGVVTAVASAAIGFGVAWVVQRTRVPGRRLWSGSMFALLLAPSYLIALGWERLLEPQGVLDLLHVPDSAARTLLYGPVGVISVLTAKGIPFAYLAISAALRGLGEEFESAARVHGGGRAAAARIVLALVAPAIWSALAIVFAESISDFGVASTLANDAHFPVATFELYNAVDNFPVQFPVAAAVGWILLAMAGLALAAQNAALRGRSYRVLGGRTRPARRRELTRPATAGVCSAMAVLVLGCLGVPAFGAVSASLIQGLGTLMGGAAFSLANYREVLSSPELYQPLLYSIGLALITATATAVLGLTVARLLTSRRGRSSARALDLLLLTAVALPGIVFAAGYIFTYNLPLTNDLGIHLYETTTLLVLCYIATALPPASRVLFGSVGQVQETLREAARVHGSTEAGSWLRVMIPVLARPLLSAWSLTFGATVLELPVSQLLYPPNDPTVSVGVEKALANYDYGGGTAMEVLAVLAALAVIGLLWGIFQLAAPAGWRRLGRTT, encoded by the coding sequence ATGGCTCTGTCCACATCTCTGCCGGCCGCCGTCCGGGTACGCGCCCGTTCGGCGACCGGCTGGGTGCGTACCGCGTCCTTCGCGCTGTTCTGGCTCTTGGTGGCGGCGATCCTGCTGCTGCCGATCCTGCTGTTCCTCCTCGTCGCCGTGAGCCCACGGCTCTTCGACCAGGGCCCGCAGTGGCTCACCCTCTCCAGCTTCGGCGCCGCGTTCCAGGGCCCGATGCTCCAAGGCATCGGGGACACGCTGCTGGTCGGCGTGGTCACCGCCGTCGCGTCGGCGGCGATCGGCTTCGGCGTCGCGTGGGTGGTCCAGCGCACGCGCGTGCCCGGCCGCAGGCTCTGGTCCGGCAGCATGTTCGCGCTCCTGCTCGCGCCGTCGTACCTGATCGCCCTCGGCTGGGAACGGCTACTCGAGCCCCAGGGCGTACTCGACCTGCTGCACGTGCCCGACAGCGCCGCGCGCACGCTGCTCTACGGCCCGGTCGGCGTCATCAGTGTCCTGACGGCCAAGGGGATCCCGTTCGCCTACCTGGCGATCTCCGCCGCACTGCGCGGCCTCGGTGAGGAGTTCGAGTCCGCGGCGCGGGTGCACGGCGGCGGACGCGCAGCGGCCGCCCGCATCGTGCTCGCGCTGGTGGCCCCGGCGATCTGGTCCGCGCTGGCGATCGTGTTCGCCGAGTCCATCAGCGACTTCGGCGTCGCCTCCACTCTGGCCAACGACGCCCACTTCCCCGTCGCCACCTTCGAGCTCTACAACGCAGTGGACAACTTCCCCGTGCAGTTCCCGGTGGCCGCCGCGGTCGGCTGGATCCTGTTGGCGATGGCCGGGCTCGCGCTGGCGGCCCAGAACGCGGCCCTGCGCGGACGCAGCTACCGCGTGCTCGGCGGACGCACCCGCCCGGCCCGTCGCCGCGAGCTGACCCGCCCGGCCACGGCAGGGGTCTGCTCCGCCATGGCGGTGCTGGTCCTCGGCTGCCTGGGCGTGCCCGCGTTCGGGGCCGTGTCCGCCTCGCTCATCCAGGGGCTCGGCACGCTGATGGGCGGCGCGGCGTTCAGCCTGGCCAACTACCGGGAGGTGCTTTCCTCGCCCGAGCTCTACCAGCCACTGCTCTACTCGATCGGCCTGGCGCTGATCACGGCCACCGCCACCGCCGTGCTCGGGCTGACCGTCGCGCGCCTGCTGACCTCCCGGCGCGGCCGTTCCTCCGCCCGGGCGCTCGACCTGCTCCTGCTCACCGCGGTGGCGCTGCCCGGCATCGTGTTCGCGGCCGGATACATCTTCACCTACAACCTCCCGCTGACCAACGACCTCGGCATCCACCTGTACGAGACGACCACGCTGCTCGTGCTCTGCTACATCGCCACGGCGCTGCCGCCCGCCTCCCGCGTGCTCTTCGGCAGCGTGGGCCAGGTGCAGGAGACGCTGCGGGAGGCGGCTCGCGTGCACGGTTCGACCGAGGCCGGATCCTGGCTGCGGGTCATGATCCCGGTGCTCGCGCGGCCGCTGCTCTCGGCGTGGTCGCTCACCTTCGGCGCCACCGTGCTCGAGCTTCCGGTCTCCCAACTGCTGTATCCGCCGAACGACCCGACCGTCTCGGTCGGGGTGGAGAAAGCGCTGGCGAACTACGACTACGGCGGCGGCACCGCGATGGAAGTGCTCGCCGTCCTCGCCGCACTGGCCGTGATCGGCCTGCTGTGGGGGATCTTCCAGCTGGCCGCTCCGGCCGGCTGGCGCCGACTGGGAAGGACGACATGA